Proteins from one Nakamurella multipartita DSM 44233 genomic window:
- a CDS encoding choice-of-anchor G family protein, translating to MRSGRRIAVVLVLCWSLIGAGVATGATGGVLSVTRAAWHDTEWVRGAAAMRVPRDCVTAGLYATEGGGKFLGGTVLSLSLDSVAQLAGITAQHTGSVSSSAPSRTAVAADTYANPLEATAISAINLALGNGVQLGLPAGAAGLYNQWGQATSQGQSAGAAGLVSNTGAVGLAGGPADATLPDAAVITPSVLVPGVAALADATLRVGAIASSSRLDWCRTLENRVTTPAAPAVVTRSYGIARLDLNSTSAVIGAVSTQGAAAISALSTTINGLAGPSGTISTTLTTLTKAAITPVLGTLQLGTTTATTTVTLNLAPVSALLTQTLTDGVVTINLAAGTLTVRLDGLLGGANGLNGLSPNTDLVLDSTVINDITARATALLAGWRTQLVTAATTAVDGAAVTSTVDIALTLLGAHVADVHVALSGTLGQVRAGTATLSVTAAAVSGLLPGVKTTVDTVLTAILNTAFNAAGKTTVLSGVAAAVNPVVTTALTTFGASLSTATAPVVTMLGSLLTGLQAVLSIKVNVQPDQANAPATPTARSTEYQVSALRIGVVNGAASAASVWLAQSWAGPDVELP from the coding sequence ATGAGATCCGGTCGCCGGATCGCCGTCGTGCTGGTGCTGTGCTGGTCGTTGATCGGGGCCGGGGTGGCGACCGGCGCGACCGGCGGCGTGCTGTCCGTCACCCGCGCCGCCTGGCACGACACCGAATGGGTGCGCGGGGCGGCGGCGATGCGGGTGCCGCGGGACTGCGTGACCGCCGGCCTCTACGCCACCGAGGGTGGCGGGAAGTTTCTCGGCGGGACCGTGCTCAGCCTGAGCCTGGACAGCGTCGCCCAGCTGGCCGGGATCACCGCGCAGCACACCGGCAGCGTGTCGTCGTCCGCCCCCTCGCGCACCGCGGTGGCGGCCGACACCTACGCCAACCCGTTGGAGGCCACTGCCATCAGCGCGATCAACCTGGCCCTGGGCAACGGTGTGCAACTGGGTCTGCCGGCCGGTGCCGCCGGTCTGTACAACCAGTGGGGACAGGCCACCAGCCAGGGACAATCGGCCGGGGCGGCCGGACTGGTCAGCAACACCGGCGCCGTCGGGCTGGCCGGCGGCCCGGCCGACGCCACCCTGCCGGACGCGGCGGTCATCACCCCGAGCGTGCTGGTTCCGGGGGTGGCCGCCCTGGCCGACGCAACCCTGCGGGTCGGCGCGATCGCCTCGTCCAGCCGGCTCGACTGGTGCCGAACCCTGGAGAACCGGGTCACCACACCGGCCGCGCCGGCGGTGGTCACCCGCAGCTACGGCATCGCCCGGCTCGACCTGAACTCCACCTCGGCGGTGATCGGCGCCGTGTCCACCCAGGGCGCTGCGGCGATCTCCGCGTTGTCGACGACCATCAACGGCCTGGCCGGTCCGAGCGGCACCATCAGCACCACCCTGACCACCCTGACCAAGGCGGCCATCACCCCGGTGCTGGGCACCCTGCAGCTGGGCACCACCACCGCGACCACGACCGTCACCCTGAACCTGGCCCCGGTCTCCGCGCTGCTCACGCAGACCCTCACCGACGGCGTGGTCACCATCAACCTGGCCGCCGGCACCCTGACGGTCCGGCTGGACGGCTTGCTCGGCGGGGCCAACGGCCTCAACGGGCTGTCGCCGAACACCGACCTGGTGCTGGACAGCACGGTGATCAACGACATCACCGCCCGGGCGACGGCGCTGCTGGCCGGGTGGCGCACCCAGCTGGTGACCGCCGCGACCACCGCGGTGGACGGTGCCGCCGTCACCTCCACCGTCGACATCGCGCTCACCCTGCTCGGCGCGCATGTCGCCGACGTGCATGTGGCGCTCAGCGGCACCCTCGGCCAGGTCCGGGCGGGGACGGCGACACTGTCGGTGACCGCCGCGGCCGTCTCGGGGCTGCTGCCCGGGGTCAAGACGACCGTCGACACCGTGCTGACCGCCATCCTGAATACCGCGTTCAACGCGGCCGGCAAGACCACCGTGCTCAGCGGGGTGGCCGCGGCCGTGAACCCGGTGGTCACCACGGCTCTGACCACCTTCGGCGCATCGCTGAGCACCGCCACGGCCCCGGTCGTCACCATGCTCGGCAGCCTGCTCACCGGGCTGCAGGCCGTGCTGTCGATCAAGGTCAACGTCCAACCCGACCAAGCCAACGCGCCGGCGACCCCGACCGCCCGATCGACCGAGTACCAGGTCAGTGCGCTGCGCATCGGAGTCGTCAACGGCGCCGCATCCGCCGCATCGGTCTGGCTCGCCCAGTCCTGGGCCGGGCCGGATGTCGAACTGCCCTAG
- a CDS encoding phosphate-starvation-inducible PsiE family protein, with protein MILALGAFVIAARYVPSLFGEDSAAKSALEILDTLLLVFIVVELLFAVRITIARRELIAEPFLLVGIIASIKEIVVLSVKAADEIGTGTSFSDAMWEVAVLGVLVILLGATALLLRRKEREPGEGDDSGPFRPDEAGDPAPE; from the coding sequence GTGATCCTGGCGCTCGGCGCGTTCGTCATCGCCGCCCGGTATGTCCCTTCCCTGTTCGGCGAGGACAGCGCCGCGAAGTCGGCGCTGGAGATCCTGGACACCCTGCTGCTGGTGTTCATCGTGGTCGAGTTGCTGTTCGCCGTGCGGATCACCATCGCCCGGCGCGAGCTGATCGCCGAGCCGTTCCTGCTCGTCGGCATCATCGCCTCGATCAAGGAGATCGTGGTGTTGTCGGTCAAGGCCGCGGACGAGATCGGCACCGGCACCTCGTTTTCCGACGCGATGTGGGAAGTGGCCGTGCTCGGTGTGCTGGTGATCCTGCTCGGCGCCACGGCGCTGCTGCTGCGCCGCAAGGAACGCGAGCCGGGGGAGGGCGACGACTCGGGCCCGTTCCGGCCCGATGAGGCCGGCGACCCGGCGCCGGAGTGA
- a CDS encoding VOC family protein: protein MTGHPSAAPVSWVPDGYTAVAPWVVTADTGAFLDFVAAAFAGVELARVRTADGTIGHGEIKVGDTVVLAFDRRPEWPDMPSLLRVFVPDADQAMANAVAAGARVVTQASTSAFGQRGGRVRDPFGNIWWVVTQVELVPEAVMWQRFQEPGYATQMRVAQETLDAELSGQQHRRSGAPVGPSPDQLK from the coding sequence ATGACCGGCCACCCGAGCGCCGCCCCCGTGTCCTGGGTTCCGGACGGCTATACGGCTGTCGCGCCGTGGGTGGTGACCGCCGACACCGGAGCGTTTCTCGACTTTGTCGCGGCCGCCTTCGCGGGGGTGGAACTCGCCCGGGTTCGCACCGCGGACGGGACCATCGGACACGGCGAGATCAAGGTGGGTGACACCGTCGTTCTGGCCTTCGACCGCCGCCCGGAATGGCCGGACATGCCGAGCCTGCTGCGGGTGTTCGTCCCGGACGCGGACCAGGCCATGGCCAACGCGGTCGCCGCCGGGGCCCGGGTGGTGACGCAGGCTTCGACGAGCGCGTTCGGGCAGCGGGGCGGGCGAGTCCGAGATCCGTTCGGGAACATCTGGTGGGTGGTCACTCAGGTCGAACTCGTTCCGGAGGCGGTGATGTGGCAACGGTTCCAGGAGCCGGGATACGCCACGCAGATGCGGGTGGCGCAAGAAACGCTGGACGCCGAGCTCAGCGGCCAGCAGCACCGGCGCAGCGGCGCACCGGTCGGTCCGTCGCCCGATCAGTTGAAGTGA
- a CDS encoding SipW-dependent-type signal peptide-containing protein, whose amino-acid sequence MVVDRSFRNSATRQRRGKVRAILAGCAVLGVGAAVTLAAWTDSEWVWGGGSGDGDNIGTSQFDVQQNVWDGVGGTANFVDREAIPGGQLRFQPNATALTPGDTITAAMQLRTANGSDAAEVSLQGAVTNGSDADLFTAMTYAAYEDVSQADCQAQITGGGTVLVPPGSPLSQPGAATFTLAANAGWTMDLCFVLSLPADASDALQGLQVSPAWDFTADSV is encoded by the coding sequence ATGGTTGTCGACCGCTCGTTTCGAAATTCTGCAACTCGGCAACGTCGCGGAAAAGTTCGCGCCATCCTGGCCGGATGTGCGGTGCTGGGGGTCGGCGCCGCCGTGACCTTGGCCGCCTGGACCGACAGTGAATGGGTCTGGGGCGGTGGGTCCGGCGACGGTGACAATATCGGGACGTCTCAATTCGACGTGCAACAGAACGTGTGGGACGGTGTCGGCGGGACCGCCAATTTCGTCGATCGGGAGGCGATCCCGGGTGGGCAGTTGCGGTTCCAGCCCAACGCGACCGCGCTGACCCCGGGGGACACCATCACCGCCGCGATGCAGCTGCGGACGGCGAATGGTTCTGATGCAGCGGAGGTTTCGCTGCAGGGAGCCGTGACCAACGGCTCCGATGCCGACCTGTTCACCGCCATGACGTACGCCGCCTACGAGGATGTGAGTCAGGCGGACTGCCAGGCCCAGATCACCGGCGGCGGAACGGTGCTGGTTCCTCCCGGATCGCCGTTGTCCCAGCCCGGTGCCGCGACCTTCACGTTGGCCGCCAACGCCGGGTGGACCATGGATCTGTGTTTCGTGCTGAGCCTTCCGGCCGATGCCTCGGACGCCCTTCAAGGTCTTCAGGTGTCCCCGGCGTGGGACTTCACCGCCGATTCGGTGTGA
- a CDS encoding S24/S26 family peptidase, translating to MARETLLTLAAILGAISVVAIIASFTLNLSVLVFKTGSMSPSIPAGAAAVTREIPAGELRVGDVASVYRPGVALPITHRVVAIAVDPTTPGGVILTLKGDANPEPDPVTYPVTSARKVLWSAPGIGTALVRMRAPWVLIGMTLLVTVLVTWTFWPVRRTADPNPPELVNEKERR from the coding sequence ATGGCGCGGGAAACGCTGCTGACCCTGGCTGCAATTCTTGGGGCGATCAGTGTGGTGGCGATCATCGCGTCCTTCACGCTGAATCTTTCGGTGCTGGTCTTCAAAACCGGATCCATGTCCCCGTCCATTCCGGCGGGGGCGGCCGCCGTCACCCGGGAGATTCCGGCCGGTGAGCTCCGGGTCGGCGACGTGGCCAGCGTGTACCGGCCGGGGGTGGCCCTGCCGATCACGCACCGGGTGGTGGCGATCGCCGTCGACCCCACGACCCCGGGCGGGGTGATCCTGACCTTGAAGGGTGACGCCAACCCGGAACCCGACCCGGTCACCTACCCGGTGACCAGCGCCCGGAAGGTGCTGTGGTCCGCGCCCGGCATCGGCACGGCCCTGGTGCGGATGCGGGCGCCTTGGGTCCTGATCGGGATGACCCTGCTGGTCACGGTTCTCGTCACCTGGACGTTCTGGCCCGTCCGCCGGACCGCGGACCCGAACCCGCCGGAACTGGTGAACGAAAAGGAACGCCGGTGA